The Candidatus Zymogenus saltonus genome includes a region encoding these proteins:
- a CDS encoding ABC transporter ATP-binding protein, with translation MKTISLITKLTSKYPRYTAVIVALLFVATLSESIGIVGLLPVIQLTISTEPNNNSTLKLWIDKLFSFFNFEPNLLSLLVIIVLLITLKGFLTFIAMRQVGFTAAQVSKDHRISLFQALLKTRWEYFVSQPAGFFINSITTEAEQAGSSYVMICKFMADIIQIIVYAVLALLLSWKVTIAAFIFGIVILFSFGWLVEMARQSGREQTKSFKTITSFITDMIQGIKPLKTMAMEDRLEPILESGVNKLMKAHQKRIISNHALTSFHEPFIVLALVCGIYVLVTMWKMQFDNIMILGILFWRMIKNIGVLQTNYQFLARSESAYWSLNRIIENLKAEKETVLNKDGVTPKLKESIRFADVSFSYGQNNILDNVNIEIEKNRFYTLVGPSGAGKTTTIDLITGLLRPQSGDIWIDKIPLAKINMKSWRQMIGYVPQEMILFHDTIYNNVTLGDPYLSIGDVNEALKDAECWDFVSSLPKGVETVVGERGGKLSGGQRQRIAIARALVRNPTLLILDEVTSSLDPKTAMELCNTLKRLRSKTTIIAISHLPELVEIADYLYQVKNGKINRIKLEGNTLNSLMYL, from the coding sequence ATGAAAACCATCTCCTTGATCACCAAACTAACATCCAAATACCCGAGGTATACCGCGGTTATCGTGGCTTTGTTATTTGTAGCCACCCTCTCTGAAAGCATCGGTATTGTGGGCTTGCTTCCGGTAATACAGCTCACAATCAGCACTGAACCAAACAACAACAGCACATTAAAACTATGGATAGATAAACTTTTTTCCTTTTTCAATTTTGAGCCAAATCTCTTATCCCTTTTAGTAATAATTGTTTTGCTGATTACATTAAAGGGTTTTCTGACTTTCATCGCTATGAGGCAGGTCGGATTCACTGCCGCCCAAGTATCCAAGGATCACCGCATCTCTCTATTTCAGGCCCTCTTGAAGACGAGATGGGAGTATTTTGTCAGCCAACCTGCGGGGTTTTTTATCAACTCCATCACCACAGAGGCGGAACAAGCGGGCAGCTCCTATGTCATGATATGCAAATTTATGGCCGACATCATTCAGATCATTGTCTATGCGGTCTTGGCCCTCCTCTTATCCTGGAAGGTTACGATTGCCGCCTTTATCTTTGGGATTGTTATTCTATTCTCTTTCGGCTGGCTGGTTGAGATGGCCCGCCAGTCCGGGAGAGAACAGACTAAATCGTTTAAAACGATCACATCATTCATAACGGATATGATTCAGGGGATAAAGCCCTTAAAAACGATGGCCATGGAAGACCGCCTGGAGCCGATCCTCGAATCGGGTGTGAATAAACTGATGAAGGCCCACCAAAAAAGGATCATCAGCAATCATGCCTTGACATCCTTTCACGAACCATTCATCGTGCTCGCGCTGGTATGCGGTATTTACGTTTTAGTCACCATGTGGAAAATGCAATTCGACAACATTATGATACTCGGGATTCTCTTCTGGCGGATGATCAAAAACATCGGGGTTTTGCAGACTAATTATCAATTCCTTGCAAGATCGGAGAGCGCGTATTGGTCTTTAAACAGAATAATAGAGAATCTAAAAGCAGAAAAAGAGACTGTATTGAATAAGGACGGTGTAACTCCCAAGCTAAAGGAATCCATTAGATTTGCTGATGTCAGCTTTTCATACGGTCAGAACAACATTCTTGATAACGTTAATATAGAAATAGAAAAAAATCGTTTTTACACATTGGTTGGGCCTTCGGGCGCCGGCAAAACAACCACTATAGACCTCATCACCGGTCTCTTGAGGCCCCAATCGGGTGATATCTGGATCGATAAAATCCCTTTGGCCAAAATCAACATGAAATCCTGGCGGCAGATGATAGGGTACGTTCCCCAGGAGATGATCCTATTTCACGACACTATATATAACAACGTTACTTTGGGGGATCCTTATCTATCAATCGGTGACGTTAATGAAGCTTTGAAAGACGCGGAATGTTGGGACTTTGTGTCTTCCCTGCCGAAAGGAGTCGAGACGGTCGTCGGAGAAAGGGGTGGGAAGCTCTCCGGGGGACAGCGTCAGCGAATCGCGATCGCAAGGGCCTTAGTCAGAAATCCTACATTGCTAATCCTCGATGAAGTTACTTCATCCCTTGATCCCAAGACGGCCATGGAGTTGTGTAATACACTTAAAAGACTGCGCTCCAAAACAACCATTATCGCAATTTCACACCTGCCGGAATTGGTTGAGATAGCGGACTACCTGTATCAGGTAAAAAACGGCAAGATCAACAGGATAAAGCTGGAAGGAAATACCTTAAACAGCTTAATGTACTTGTAG
- a CDS encoding glycosyltransferase family protein, translating to MTKSKLRTVAIIQARTGSTRLPKKILMDLSGKSMLERVISRTKRAELLNEVVVATTTDPEDDLIVNLLEKEGLHYFRGSQEDLLDRYYQSAKAYKADIIVRITSDCPMIDPEIIDSIIGAYVKGQPKTDYASNVFPIRTFPRGLDVEVFGFDVLSEIWAKDGDPRRREHVVPYIHQNQNEFKIINVTNGEDLSFMRWTVDTEEDFRLVKLIYDHFGHDSFHWIDVVELLKEKTDWLEINRHIIQKTI from the coding sequence ATTACAAAAAGCAAATTGAGAACAGTTGCAATAATACAAGCCAGAACGGGATCGACGAGACTTCCCAAGAAAATATTGATGGATCTTTCAGGCAAATCAATGCTTGAAAGGGTCATTTCTCGTACCAAGAGGGCCGAACTTTTAAATGAAGTAGTTGTAGCAACAACCACAGATCCGGAAGACGACCTCATTGTCAATTTACTTGAGAAGGAGGGTCTTCATTACTTCAGGGGAAGTCAAGAGGACCTGTTGGATAGATATTATCAATCGGCGAAGGCTTATAAGGCGGATATAATCGTCCGTATCACCTCGGACTGTCCGATGATCGATCCCGAAATAATAGACAGCATCATTGGCGCTTATGTCAAGGGACAACCCAAAACCGATTATGCATCAAATGTTTTTCCCATCCGCACATTTCCTCGAGGTCTCGATGTCGAAGTATTTGGTTTTGATGTTCTTTCAGAGATCTGGGCAAAAGACGGTGATCCGAGGAGGCGGGAACACGTAGTCCCGTATATTCATCAAAACCAGAATGAGTTTAAAATAATAAATGTTACAAACGGTGAAGACCTCTCTTTCATGAGATGGACGGTTGATACAGAAGAAGATTTCAGGCTGGTAAAACTTATATATGACCACTTTGGTCACGACTCCTTTCACTGGATTGATGTTGTAGAATTGTTGAAGGAAAAGACTGATTGGCTGGAGATAAATCGCCATATTATCCAAAAAACAATTTAA
- a CDS encoding class I SAM-dependent methyltransferase, whose product MKKIKLNDLPKWTQWPDRLLGLSEWKAAKRTIDKVKKEYDDGKYSEILEYYMSKDHPLSPEEVRIHEYSYYNLYPDTKICISRGENLFETDLNSARKLLYNFLRDVLSKCTKRVDHIFELGCGHGYNLWRLHKIAPNIKYTGGEFSENAVSLANHLYKSDPNLNVVRFNFYDQVYEILEALEKPAVIFTFHAVEQLPSAKHFLTVLSKYRDRIDRVYHFEPVYEFYDETLFGMMRRRYTQINDYNRDLLFELKSREDKIRIVDQKENVIGLNPLNPLSLIEWTFI is encoded by the coding sequence ATGAAAAAGATTAAATTAAATGACCTTCCCAAGTGGACCCAATGGCCGGATAGACTACTGGGCTTATCCGAGTGGAAGGCCGCAAAACGCACTATAGATAAGGTAAAGAAAGAATACGACGATGGAAAGTATTCAGAGATTCTTGAATATTATATGAGTAAAGACCATCCGCTGAGCCCCGAAGAAGTCAGAATACATGAATATTCCTATTACAACCTGTATCCGGATACCAAAATCTGTATTTCAAGGGGCGAGAACCTGTTTGAAACCGATTTAAACAGTGCCCGCAAGCTGTTATATAATTTTCTTCGCGATGTTTTAAGTAAGTGCACCAAAAGAGTTGATCACATATTTGAATTGGGTTGTGGGCATGGGTACAATTTATGGCGATTGCATAAAATCGCTCCTAATATAAAATACACCGGAGGGGAGTTTTCCGAAAACGCCGTCAGCCTGGCGAATCATCTTTATAAAAGTGACCCTAATTTAAATGTAGTGAGGTTTAACTTCTACGATCAAGTCTATGAAATCCTCGAGGCATTGGAAAAGCCCGCCGTTATTTTTACATTTCATGCCGTGGAGCAGCTTCCATCTGCAAAACACTTTTTAACTGTGCTCTCGAAATACAGAGATAGGATTGATCGTGTATATCACTTCGAGCCTGTTTACGAGTTCTACGATGAAACGCTTTTCGGCATGATGCGTCGTCGCTATACCCAAATCAATGATTACAACAGGGATTTATTATTCGAACTAAAAAGTCGAGAAGATAAAATCAGAATTGTCGACCAAAAAGAAAATGTGATTGGATTAAACCCGCTGAATCCTCTATCTCTTATTGAGTGGACATTTATTTAA
- a CDS encoding serine acetyltransferase, which translates to MSLSTEELTEYLARQLNNFFPDRNEVKPMELSSPIKSTLERIEYCFSNIHSKYFFDGKDTIFNHLCSDQYSMFLYMLSSSLYKQKETPHLSEKVYCLNKALHAIDVYYEVELPDIFMFTHCVGTVIGRAKYADYLIIAQNCTIGNNHGIYPAFEGRVFLFPRSSVIGESTIGGNTLVSADTYICDQDVEGDCIVSGRSPNLEIRPSEESAYRTFFKYFNL; encoded by the coding sequence ATGTCACTTTCGACAGAGGAGCTGACCGAATATCTTGCAAGGCAGCTGAACAATTTCTTCCCCGACAGGAATGAAGTGAAGCCGATGGAGCTCTCCTCGCCTATAAAGAGTACACTCGAGCGCATAGAATACTGTTTTTCGAATATCCACTCAAAGTACTTTTTCGACGGCAAGGACACCATTTTTAATCACCTCTGCTCGGATCAGTATTCAATGTTTCTATACATGTTGAGCAGTTCTCTATATAAACAGAAGGAGACGCCCCATCTTTCGGAAAAGGTGTATTGTCTCAACAAGGCGCTGCACGCCATAGATGTCTATTATGAAGTCGAGCTCCCCGATATCTTCATGTTTACTCACTGTGTCGGAACGGTAATAGGTCGTGCAAAATACGCCGATTATCTCATTATCGCTCAAAACTGCACAATAGGAAACAATCACGGCATTTATCCCGCTTTCGAGGGAAGAGTCTTTTTATTTCCCAGGTCTTCCGTGATAGGGGAATCAACGATTGGTGGAAACACACTTGTTTCGGCAGATACTTATATATGCGATCAAGACGTTGAGGGCGATTGTATTGTTTCCGGGAGATCTCCAAACTTGGAGATCAGGCCGTCGGAAGAAAGTGCATATAGAACCTTTTTCAAATATTTTAACTTGTAA
- a CDS encoding PIG-L family deacetylase, with amino-acid sequence MNILVLAAHPDDEVLGCGATIAKLADEKHDVFIAILGEGITSRYQDREKVDKSLLRGIQDCSRNAAGILNAKDVFFYDLPDNRFDTVPLLEVIKIIEDLAGKVEPDIVFTHHGGDLNIDHVIVHRATLTALRPVSKKVISRICSYEVPSSTEWAFNQFEPYFRPNMFVDVSNTLERKIEAIKAYDTEIRQFPHPRSPEALRSIANRWGSTAGLEAAEAFEIIRLVC; translated from the coding sequence ATGAATATCCTCGTCTTGGCCGCCCACCCGGATGACGAAGTCTTGGGTTGCGGCGCCACAATCGCAAAGCTCGCCGATGAGAAACATGATGTATTCATTGCAATCCTCGGCGAGGGCATCACGTCGAGATATCAGGATCGAGAGAAGGTCGATAAGAGTCTCCTCCGCGGAATTCAGGACTGCAGCCGAAACGCGGCCGGTATTCTCAACGCAAAGGATGTCTTTTTCTACGACCTGCCGGACAATCGATTCGATACGGTCCCTCTCCTGGAGGTCATAAAGATCATCGAAGATTTAGCGGGAAAAGTAGAGCCCGATATCGTCTTCACACACCACGGCGGTGATCTCAATATAGACCACGTTATCGTTCATCGCGCCACACTAACGGCGCTGAGGCCTGTCTCAAAAAAAGTCATTTCTCGCATCTGCTCCTACGAGGTGCCCTCTTCCACGGAATGGGCCTTTAATCAATTCGAGCCGTATTTTCGCCCAAATATGTTCGTGGATGTATCCAACACGCTTGAGAGAAAGATAGAGGCCATTAAAGCTTATGACACGGAAATCCGTCAATTCCCGCACCCCCGCTCACCGGAAGCCCTGAGGTCAATCGCAAATCGGTGGGGCAGCACGGCGGGATTGGAAGCGGCGGAGGCCTTCGAAATAATCAGATTAGTCTGTTGA
- a CDS encoding methyltransferase domain-containing protein, which translates to MNDKMILKKARNAKMLEERLAKNINFQKIDLVEWIFDKTEIMEGSNILEFCCGVGTQTLHLANLAGVNGHIFALDVSREALEKLSGKIEPGLRKSVTIIESEMDVFHIALKNEHISPPYFDLIFCSYGLYYSNNLKELLKEAKSWLKPTGKFVVIGPFGPNNNQVYDFLEKGEVIIPDSVKYVSSEFMHSKAIPWFSKHFETVNISTVVNEVRWEAPGEFITYWKNSTFYDPKKKRIIEELLDEHFKNFPSFINEKWVIMIEAKNMRS; encoded by the coding sequence ATGAATGATAAAATGATTCTAAAAAAAGCAAGAAATGCAAAAATGCTTGAGGAACGCTTGGCAAAAAATATTAACTTCCAAAAAATCGATCTGGTTGAATGGATTTTTGACAAGACAGAAATCATGGAGGGCTCTAATATACTTGAATTCTGCTGCGGTGTCGGAACTCAAACACTTCATTTAGCCAATCTGGCCGGTGTAAACGGCCATATATTCGCCCTTGATGTCTCCCGGGAAGCACTGGAAAAACTATCGGGAAAAATAGAGCCCGGGCTGCGTAAAAGTGTAACGATCATCGAATCGGAAATGGATGTATTTCATATTGCTTTGAAGAATGAACATATTTCTCCGCCCTATTTTGATTTGATATTTTGTTCATATGGTTTGTATTACAGTAATAATTTAAAAGAATTATTAAAAGAAGCGAAGTCCTGGTTAAAGCCGACGGGAAAATTCGTTGTTATAGGCCCATTCGGTCCAAATAACAACCAGGTTTATGATTTTTTAGAAAAAGGTGAAGTAATAATACCGGACAGTGTGAAATATGTAAGCTCGGAATTTATGCACAGTAAGGCCATACCATGGTTTTCAAAGCATTTTGAAACCGTAAATATAAGCACGGTCGTTAATGAAGTCCGTTGGGAAGCACCCGGCGAATTTATTACATACTGGAAGAACTCCACCTTTTACGATCCCAAAAAGAAGCGAATAATAGAAGAACTATTGGACGAGCATTTCAAGAATTTTCCAAGTTTTATCAATGAAAAGTGGGTTATAATGATCGAAGCAAAAAATATGCGATCATAG
- the pseI gene encoding pseudaminic acid synthase, translated as MIKAIEINDRSIGLDLPVYIIAEMSANHNQDFDQAVKIVKAAKEAGADAVKLQTYTADTLTISSDKDYFKIKGTIWEDRNLFDLYGEAHMPWEWQPRLKKIADDLGITLFSTPFDDSAVEFLEEMDVPAYKVASFEVVDIPLLKRIGKTGKPVIMSTGMATLSEIDEAVKTIREAGCLELALLHCVSAYPAPPEEMNLRTIPHMREAFGVPVGLSDHTLGISVPIAAVALGACIIEKHFTLSRDLQGPDSTFSLEPHELRSTVEGIRTIENAIGSVDYNLTDKEKENQVFRRSLFVVKDIKAGEFFTSENVRSIRPGHGLHTRYLEVITGRRAARDIEKGTPLTWELIG; from the coding sequence ATGATAAAAGCGATTGAAATCAACGACAGATCGATCGGTCTCGACTTGCCCGTTTATATCATCGCAGAGATGTCCGCAAATCACAATCAGGATTTTGATCAGGCCGTCAAAATAGTAAAAGCAGCGAAGGAGGCCGGAGCGGACGCGGTCAAGCTGCAGACGTATACGGCGGATACACTGACAATCAGTAGCGATAAGGATTATTTTAAAATCAAAGGGACCATTTGGGAGGATCGCAATCTCTTCGACCTGTACGGTGAAGCACACATGCCATGGGAATGGCAGCCCAGGCTGAAAAAAATTGCCGATGATCTGGGGATAACCCTCTTTTCTACTCCCTTTGATGATTCAGCTGTTGAATTCCTCGAAGAGATGGATGTCCCGGCATATAAGGTGGCCTCCTTTGAAGTCGTCGATATACCGCTGCTAAAAAGAATAGGTAAAACAGGGAAACCGGTAATAATGTCAACGGGCATGGCGACGCTGTCGGAGATAGACGAGGCCGTGAAAACGATAAGGGAGGCGGGCTGCTTGGAGCTGGCGCTTCTTCACTGCGTGAGCGCGTATCCCGCCCCGCCGGAAGAGATGAACCTGAGGACGATCCCCCACATGAGAGAGGCCTTCGGGGTCCCGGTGGGGCTTTCCGACCACACCCTGGGAATATCCGTTCCCATTGCGGCGGTTGCGTTGGGGGCATGTATCATAGAAAAACATTTCACGCTTTCGAGGGATCTTCAAGGGCCGGACAGCACCTTCTCCCTGGAGCCCCATGAGCTCAGATCGACAGTAGAAGGAATAAGGACAATAGAAAATGCGATCGGCTCGGTTGATTACAATTTAACCGATAAGGAAAAGGAAAACCAAGTCTTCAGGCGCTCGTTATTCGTAGTCAAAGATATAAAGGCCGGAGAATTCTTCACCTCCGAGAATGTACGCTCGATCCGTCCCGGCCACGGACTACATACCAGATATCTCGAGGTGATAACAGGCCGCCGGGCGGCGAGGGATATCGAAAAGGGCACCCCCCTAACCTGGGAGCTTATAGGATGA
- a CDS encoding ATP-grasp domain-containing protein encodes MAEAIHVLITGVGGDFGQALVKALRLSKKPIKIYGCDCDVKGVGSVFVDSFHVVPTAHNPSYIDTLQNLCDTYKIDAVIPGTEIEMYTLSEIGDPPMLNGRIPVICQESEWLNKYGDKLTCMQALKGRIELAPFADVSNSQSLDELIKETDFPIVIKLRRSSGSRFLKIVNDDKELVLAKKEADSKIAQAFIDDSEGEFSVGVFVCDGFTTAIAYERDLGPSGASWFAETSSDKSVIDYALRIASLTGLKGSANIQVRKSSKGVRLLEINPRFSSLVAARAACGFIDLEWSLELALGIEPKKPDLPYKKIKFCRFLHELIDFGDGFTPIEEWSPR; translated from the coding sequence ATGGCTGAGGCAATTCATGTTCTAATTACAGGAGTAGGTGGAGACTTCGGGCAGGCTCTCGTAAAGGCGTTACGGTTGAGTAAAAAGCCGATCAAGATATATGGATGCGATTGCGATGTCAAGGGCGTGGGGAGCGTTTTCGTAGACAGCTTTCACGTAGTTCCCACTGCTCATAATCCATCATATATTGATACCCTGCAAAACCTATGCGATACATACAAAATTGATGCTGTGATTCCAGGCACGGAGATCGAGATGTACACCCTCAGCGAAATAGGAGATCCTCCCATGCTGAATGGCCGTATACCTGTTATATGCCAGGAGTCTGAATGGTTAAACAAATATGGAGATAAGCTCACATGTATGCAAGCCTTAAAGGGCAGGATCGAATTGGCACCGTTTGCAGACGTTTCCAATTCTCAATCATTGGATGAACTAATAAAGGAGACCGACTTTCCGATCGTTATCAAACTGCGTCGTTCAAGCGGATCACGTTTTCTCAAAATAGTAAACGATGATAAAGAGCTTGTTTTAGCAAAGAAAGAAGCAGATTCGAAGATTGCACAGGCATTTATTGACGACTCCGAAGGCGAGTTTTCTGTAGGCGTCTTCGTTTGTGACGGTTTTACCACAGCCATAGCCTATGAACGTGATCTGGGGCCTTCAGGTGCTTCATGGTTCGCCGAAACATCATCGGATAAGTCCGTAATCGACTATGCCTTGAGAATAGCATCTTTGACTGGCTTAAAAGGAAGCGCCAATATACAGGTGCGAAAGAGCTCGAAGGGAGTCCGGCTTCTTGAAATCAATCCCCGCTTTTCAAGCCTTGTAGCTGCAAGGGCCGCCTGCGGATTTATCGATCTGGAGTGGTCCCTGGAGCTGGCCTTGGGCATAGAACCAAAAAAACCCGATCTCCCCTATAAAAAGATCAAGTTTTGCCGCTTTTTACACGAATTGATTGATTTCGGGGATGGATTTACCCCTATCGAAGAATGGTCTCCTCGCTGA
- a CDS encoding metallophosphoesterase family protein, producing the protein MRIGIISDIHGNSFAFKKVMALLFNEADNIFFLGDLCGYYPFVEDCISIWERNRITSICGNHDIILLECIENGIGPGYEYEKKYGTGLTRALRDLSPSSISLLKSFPLSLKKEVNGISFNLYHGTPWDPLNGRIYPDYKDWERFQEVAGDVILLGHTHYPFFKRYKDKLIINPGSVGQPRDGISAASYAIFDIDSGEVKHRRVHYDPEIIIDDAMKHDENVPYLVEVLKRNG; encoded by the coding sequence ATGAGAATCGGCATTATATCGGACATTCATGGAAACAGCTTTGCATTTAAAAAGGTGATGGCGCTGCTGTTCAATGAAGCGGACAATATTTTCTTTCTGGGCGATTTATGCGGATATTATCCGTTCGTTGAAGATTGCATTTCCATTTGGGAAAGGAATCGCATAACAAGTATTTGTGGAAATCATGACATCATATTATTGGAATGTATAGAGAACGGGATCGGTCCGGGCTATGAATACGAAAAAAAGTACGGTACGGGTCTTACAAGAGCCTTAAGAGATTTATCTCCATCGTCAATATCACTATTAAAATCGTTTCCATTATCATTGAAAAAGGAAGTAAACGGGATCTCATTCAATTTGTATCACGGCACACCCTGGGACCCTCTCAATGGCCGAATATACCCGGACTATAAGGACTGGGAACGTTTTCAGGAAGTGGCCGGAGACGTGATACTGCTGGGGCATACACATTATCCTTTTTTCAAGCGATACAAAGATAAGCTCATTATCAATCCGGGCTCGGTTGGACAACCGAGAGATGGTATAAGCGCTGCAAGTTATGCGATATTTGATATTGATTCTGGAGAGGTTAAGCACAGACGTGTTCATTATGACCCAGAAATCATTATTGACGACGCCATGAAGCACGATGAGAATGTCCCGTATTTAGTCGAGGTTTTAAAAAGAAATGGCTGA
- a CDS encoding NAD(P)-dependent oxidoreductase: MGRNIVKALSESSPDSRIIPVYSPRQGGIDLTLPGAKEALEKKIHIAEPKEAVLIHAAAVVEWDSADGLIDNTLMAINVASWAKDTGIGFSIFVSTVSVYDDIPYADIATPCNPTTFYGIGKLTAEHILRNMISWERRAIVRLSGIWGWQKSPTLFWNRLLLAAVREVPPESKPIVKRFKSRRNYISAREAANCILYLGENRIPGLFLGAGRDVIDTRFFVEAVQHLPGSKLSVIWQDDGGSDEVIYKQSPEFVPLLKPFSEELMTIWENRPEWVVNIQ; the protein is encoded by the coding sequence TTGGGCCGGAATATCGTTAAGGCTCTATCGGAGTCGTCTCCGGATTCAAGAATTATTCCCGTATATTCACCCCGTCAGGGCGGAATTGACTTGACCTTGCCCGGTGCAAAGGAGGCATTAGAGAAGAAGATTCATATTGCCGAGCCAAAAGAAGCCGTACTCATTCACGCCGCGGCCGTTGTGGAATGGGACTCGGCTGACGGCTTAATCGATAACACTTTAATGGCAATTAATGTTGCCTCATGGGCAAAGGATACGGGCATTGGTTTCTCAATATTCGTCAGTACAGTAAGCGTATATGATGATATCCCCTATGCCGATATCGCCACGCCGTGCAACCCGACGACTTTTTACGGCATCGGCAAATTGACGGCGGAGCATATATTGAGGAACATGATATCGTGGGAGCGAAGGGCTATCGTGAGATTATCAGGTATCTGGGGATGGCAAAAAAGCCCCACATTGTTCTGGAACAGGCTTTTACTGGCGGCCGTTCGTGAGGTACCGCCCGAATCGAAGCCTATCGTAAAGCGCTTCAAAAGCAGGAGAAACTATATATCTGCACGGGAGGCCGCAAACTGTATTTTGTATCTCGGGGAAAACCGTATTCCGGGGCTTTTCCTGGGGGCCGGAAGAGACGTTATAGATACACGTTTTTTCGTTGAGGCGGTACAACATTTGCCCGGGTCCAAACTGTCGGTGATATGGCAGGATGACGGCGGCTCGGACGAAGTTATTTATAAACAGAGCCCGGAGTTTGTTCCCCTTTTAAAACCCTTTTCGGAAGAGCTGATGACGATCTGGGAAAACAGGCCGGAATGGGTAGTGAATATTCAATGA
- a CDS encoding methyltransferase domain-containing protein yields the protein MSSNFEKGKYSVIKDPEYGYMRIDPVPTKEYLADYYKSSYYDLIKKGEGAESIKRLHERSDETKSEVEWLQKTFYSDIDHILRDLLPGEDSRRILEVGCGTGDLLSFMVDKGWDAMGIEPSAEATEHYGTQGKLVIYNCFFDEFVKEHGNFKGIFDAILLMNVLEHVPHPDEFLNMVKSLLKPKKGIVCIKVPNDFSLIQELATKVIHEDRWWVAIPDHVNYFNIDTLNSFLQKLGFVVLERLADFPMELFLLLGYNYVKDRSLGKMCHKKRKDFEMSLPGDLRRSFYRKIVSSELGRNITFFAQISE from the coding sequence GTGAGTTCCAATTTTGAGAAGGGCAAATACAGCGTTATTAAAGATCCTGAATACGGGTATATGAGAATAGACCCTGTCCCCACAAAGGAATATCTGGCCGACTATTATAAAAGCAGCTATTACGATCTCATAAAGAAAGGAGAGGGTGCTGAATCGATAAAACGCCTGCATGAACGCAGCGATGAGACAAAAAGCGAGGTCGAATGGCTTCAAAAAACCTTTTACAGCGATATCGATCATATACTGAGAGACCTTTTGCCGGGAGAAGACTCCAGGAGGATTTTGGAGGTGGGATGCGGTACGGGGGACCTGTTGAGCTTCATGGTCGATAAGGGTTGGGATGCAATGGGGATTGAGCCGTCCGCGGAGGCGACCGAACATTACGGGACACAAGGGAAGCTGGTCATATATAATTGCTTTTTCGATGAATTTGTAAAAGAACATGGAAACTTTAAAGGGATTTTTGACGCAATACTCCTTATGAACGTTCTCGAACATGTTCCCCATCCCGATGAATTTTTAAACATGGTAAAGTCCTTACTGAAACCGAAAAAAGGTATCGTTTGTATCAAGGTCCCCAATGATTTCTCCCTTATTCAAGAGCTGGCGACGAAAGTCATCCATGAAGATCGCTGGTGGGTCGCCATTCCGGATCATGTCAACTATTTTAATATCGACACCCTTAATTCATTCCTGCAGAAATTGGGATTTGTCGTTCTCGAAAGACTGGCGGACTTTCCGATGGAACTATTTCTCCTGTTGGGTTATAATTACGTCAAGGATAGAAGTTTAGGGAAAATGTGCCATAAAAAGAGGAAAGATTTCGAGATGTCGCTTCCGGGTGATCTTCGAAGGTCTTTCTACAGGAAAATAGTTAGCTCGGAACTGGGCCGTAATATTACCTTTTTTGCACAGATTTCGGAATGA